The following proteins come from a genomic window of Malus sylvestris chromosome 4, drMalSylv7.2, whole genome shotgun sequence:
- the LOC126618666 gene encoding TMV resistance protein N-like isoform X4 — MVGLWGTGGIGKSTIAKDVYNNLISHNFEGSCFLSEVREKSMTEGLAKLQETLLYEILGDDKLKVANVDKGITLIKERLSSKRILLVLDDVNDMKQLRCLAGGSDGWFGMGSRIIITTRDKKLLTAHHHNISIYEVKKLNDHESLELFSLNAFKSKGPLDGYAELADHAIRRAQGLPLVLRVLGSHLYGGSIDNWQDILDGLIKSREIRDVLKISYDALDVDVKKVFLDIACFFKGGGSNYVIEILEGCGLNPKYSIDVLIKKALVNIDRGVIWMHDLVEEMGKEEVRLESPDDPGERSRLWFHDDVYRVLTENTGTKKITGIKVQLLESDNEICLSATTFSNMKNLKIFINCNGRFSGAVDYLPNNLRLVDWPECPLKSLPLNFNPKNLFLLNMRNSHIAGLGEGFKKLTKLTDINLSGCQSLTRISDFSGVPNLVRLNLDDCKNLTEVDPSVGFLNKLEELRLLGCYNLTVFPTTISLNSLAIFDLHGCKKLEIFPEIVGKLERLNILELGETAIKELPLSIENMTGLKYINLNGCENIANLPQSIYVLPGLESLNLSGCPKLVTLPPELPTNSNISLDYFGSVAFPNLWNVDFGKCNLSDIDTLANFGWSSKLVEIVLSNSNFESLPSCISKFVSLRVLKLCGCKRLREILELPPKIRWLHVRDCILLEIFPTLSEMIRGDGDVRLIHYMDMSNCQRLCENLAFDVSKMASVLLHQAGKCYEEINIILPGSEVPNWFSCRKDVGVVVDGTTADPGCICEIFIEIPRTFKWKNTGLVFCAAFKIMQNLSGFYTETAVNGVPIKDQGHFLFESKETDAAHVWLQYIPLPAHTKSKVDEGGDQSKPYLCRVRVYHTFREGLLLNGCGVHLGNFSMPEDGGQDDDDVGGEVGPRKKKRMLAIKS; from the exons ATGGTAGGTTTATGGGGGACTGGTGGAATTGGTAAATCAACAATTGCCAAAGatgtttataataatttaatttcccACAACTTCGAAGGCAGTTGCTTTCTCAGTGAGGTTAGAGAAAAATCAATGacagaaggattggccaaattACAAGAGACACTTCTTTATGAGATTCTAGGGGATGACAAGTTGAAGGTGGCTAATGTTGATAAAGGAATCACTTTAATTAAGGAAAGATTAAGCAGTAAAAGGATTCTCTTAGTTCTTGATGATGTGAACGACATGAAACAGTTACGCTGCTTAGCTGGGGGATCAGATGGTTGGTTTGGCATGGGTAGTAGAATTATCATAACGACGAGGGATAAGAAACTGTTAACTGCTCATCATCATAATATTTCCATATACGAGGTGAAGAAATTGAACGATCATGAATCTCTCGAGCTCTTCAGTTTGAATGCCTTCAAAAGCAAAGGTCCTTTGGATGGTTATGCGGAACTTGCAGACCATGCAATACGTCGTGCTCAGGGCCTTCCATTAGTTTTGAGAGTTTTAGGTTCACATCTGTACGGTGGAAGTATAGATAACTGGCAAGATATATTAGATGGTCTGATCAAAAGCCGAGAAATTCGTGATGTTTTGAAGATAAGTTATGATGCATTGGATGTAGACGTGAAGAAAGTTTTTCTCGACATTGCGTGCTTTTTTAAAGGGGGAGGAAGTAACTATGTGATCGAAATATTAGAAGGTTGTGGGCTAAACCCCAAGTATAGCATCGACGTACTCATAAAGAAGGCCCTCGTAAATATAGATCGTGGTGTTATATGGATGCACGATTTGGTAGAAGAAATGGGTAAAGAAGAAGTTCGCCTAGAATCACCCGATGATCCTGGAGAGCGCAGCAGGTTGTGGTTTCATGACGATGTTTATCGTGTTCTGACAGAAAATACA GGAACGAAAAAGATTACAGGCATAAAGGTGCAGCTGCTTGAATCGGATAATGAGATATGCTTAAGTGCTACAACCTTCTCCAACATGAAAAAtcttaaaattttcataaactGTAATGGACGGTTTTCTGGAGCCGTTGATTACCTCCCCAACAACTTAAGGTTAGTTGATTGGCCTGAATGTCCGTTGAAATCTTTGCCGCTCAATTTTAATCCGAAGAATCTTTTTCTACTCAACATGAGGAACAGTCATATCGCAGGATTGGGGGAGGGATTTAAG AAGCTGACGAAGCTGACTGATATAAATTTATCTGGCTGTCAATCCTTAACGAGAATCTCCGACTTCTCCGGAGTTCCGAACTTAGTGAGGTTGAATCTAGATGATTGCAAAAATTTAACTGAGGTTGATCCATCAGTTGGATTTCTTAATAAACTTGAAGAACTACGTCTTCTTGGCTGCTATAACCTTACAGTGTTTCCAACAACAATAAGCTTGAATTCTCTGGCAATTTTTGATCTTCACGGTTGCAAAAAGTTGGAGATATTCCCCGAAATTGTGGGCAAACTGGAACGCCTAAATATTTTGGAACTTGGTGAAACTGCTATAAAAGAATTGCCTCTATCGATTGAAAATATGACCGGGCTGAAATACATAAATTTAAATGGATGTGAAAACATAGCAAATCTGCCGCAAAGCATTTATGTGCTGCCCGGTCTTGAAAGTCTTAATCTCAGTGGCTGCCCAAAGCTTGTTACACTCCCTCCGGAGCTTCCAACTAACTCAAACATTTCACTTGACTACTTTGGGTCAGTAGCATTTCCCAATCTGTGGAATGTAGATTTTGGTAAATGCAATTTATCGGACATTGATACCCTTGCAAATTTCGGTTGGTCTTCTAAATTAGTAGAAATTGTTCTATCTAATAGCAATTTTGAGAGTCTTCCTTCATGCATTAGCAAATTTGTGTCGTTGCGGGTACTTAAATTGTGTGGTTGCAAGAGACTTAGAGAAATTTTAGAACTTCCACCAAAGATAAGATGGCTTCACGTTCGTGATTGCATATTACTGGAAATATTTCCAACATTGTCAGAGATGATAAGGGGAGACGGAGACGTGAGACTCATTCATTATATGGACATGTCTAATTGCCAAAGGCTATGCGAAAATTTGGCTTTCGACGTCTCCAAGATGGCAAGCGTATTACTGCATCAG GCGGGGAAGTGCTATGAAGAGATAAATATTATACTTCCAGGCAGTGAAGTTCCAAATTGGTTCAGTTGCCGTAAGGACGTAGGTGTGGTGGTTGATGGCACTACAGCTGATCCTGGTTGTATAtgtgaaatttttattgaaatccCTCGGACTTTCAAATGGAAAAACACAGGACTTGTTTTCTGTGCTGCTTTCAAAATCATGCAAAATTTGTCTGGATTTTATACAGAGACTGCAGTTAATGGAGTACCTATAAAGGACCAGGGTCATTTTTTGTTTGAATCAAAAGAGACGGATGCAGCTCATGTGTGGCTACAATATATTCCATTACCGGCTCACACAAAGTCGAAGGTGGACGAGGGTGGTGATCAATCAAAGCCGTATCTGTGTCGAGTTAGAGTTTACCACACATTCAGAGAAGGGTTGCTCTTAAATGGCTGCGGTGTCCACTTGGGAAATTTCAGTATGCCCGAGGATGGTGGTCAAGATGACGACGATGTAGGAGGCGAAGTTggaccaagaaaaaagaaaaggatgtTGGCGATCAAGAGTTGA